In Setaria italica strain Yugu1 chromosome IX, Setaria_italica_v2.0, whole genome shotgun sequence, the genomic stretch tattcgatgtgacgggtgcttaataagcaaccaaaccaaaccagaccTATGGTCCCTCGACTCTGTTTGCGCGGTTCAAATTCAGGATGCTATCTGAAGCGCTGACGACGCCAGCAAAAAACCATCCAACTCTGTTACAGCAGCACCAGCGTATAATTCACAGGGTAATGCTAGGTGCTGTCATGTCATGCAGGTGCTAAATGGTCCATTCCTCTCCGGCGTACAGCCATTCAACTCTCTAAAAAAGTGGATCCTATATGAAATCAAATATACCTAAAAAAACTTTCATCCCTCCTCCGTTCCCTCGCTACGCCACCACTCATTCTGAAGAAAGATATTTTATTTGGAGCACCGTGCGCAAAATTTAGCACCATGACTAAGGCGGTGCTCCAGAGCACCCTATGGTCTAGCGTATAGCATCCCTGGGAATCTTTCTCACTCTTCGGAGCACCCTCTAAAATCAAACGCTGGAGCTACTCTTGCCTTACCCAACTAGCCAAGTAGGAGGAGTACTAGATCAACGCACTACTCTCCATGATAATTGCTAACACACAACAGAATTTATCCTGGAATGGGACAACAAAATATGCGAGTGTTTTTCGGCCAATTATTCATCCAAGGGAAAACAAAACGAACCCGCGTTGTCTCTCCACGAGGCGACTCGGGGACGATTCCCAAGCCGCCAAAGCCTCACCGTCGGCAGCGCCCTGACCGCCGTCGCTACCGGCTAGCAgcggccccctccccttcccgtCTTCCTTCCCTCTCTCCATTTTTCCCCTCCTCGCTCCCTTCATTCTCTCTCTCTATGTCTGTCTCTTCTTCTAGATCTAGATCGAGATctcgtgggcggcggcggcgcggggattATCCGCGGCCATgggcgacagcggcggcgctcgggacCCCCCGGTGTCCGCTTCTCATGGCCATGGGCGCCGGCAATGGCACTCATGGCCATGTGCGGCTGCTGCTTGCAGCCTTCGGCGTTGGCGGTGGTGCTTTGTCGGCTGCTCGCGCCATGGGTGTCGACAGCGGCTCACGGGGTCGCAGCCCTGGACGACGGTGGCTCAGGGCCCTTCGTGCGGCATCGACGGTTCACGCCCGGTGGTGCTGCTCACGGCCTTGTCTTGCAGCGGCTTAAATCCTGGCGCGCCCGCTGCTTTTGCGCCGGGTGACAAATTCCTATACTAGGGGTACCTCGAGGAAGGGATTTAAGGTAATTAGGCGCAAAAAGGCCAAAAGGCCCAACAGTAAGAGGCATACTGGAGGCGGCCCAGACGACGCCACGGCCGATCACCTGACCTCCCTTGGTCAGGAGTTGAGAGCCATAACTCGCCGGTTGAGTCAGATTGGGGGCGGAACCCGCAAGGGGCCCACAGTGCCCCACCCACTTCTTGACTAAGGGGCAACCGATGACGTATCGGGAGCATTAAATGCGGGGCGTGGCCCTCCTGACCGTCCCATGCTGGGGACATGACCTGGCGAGGGGAGCCAGCCTTTAGCCGGGGGTCCAAGGATGAGGCCACACCCCTCGGACCGCCCAAGATGACCTACAAAGCGAAGCCATGCGCGGTCGTACGTGACCACATGCCCCgatgtcatcatcatcctcaccgCCGGGGTGACCCGTCAAGGTCAAGTCCTTGCCCCCACGCCAGGCCCCGTACGAGCTCGCAGGCGAGGTGGGACCCAGCGCTAGGCGTAACGGCGTGGGGTGGCTGTGAGCACACTAAGGAGGTCAGGGAAAGCCGAGAGAAGCGGCACACCCCGTTCAGGCCACTGACCAATGCTCACCCACTTATCTTCAGTACGGTTGTCACCGACAGTTTTCGTCCCGTTCACTGCCACGGGTTAGCACACGGGATAGAGGCACGCAGCGGAGCAGGCCAGGCTGTGTGTAAGCAGCCCACGCCGCACAGGAGCCACCGTATCGGGCGTGCGAAGCCCACGATCGGCCAAGAAGACAGGACAAGAAAGTCTCTTGGTACAAGGCTGCCCGACCAAGCCACAGCCCCCGAACTCTAAGGTCGGGGACCCCCTCCATTTATCAACATTGTCACCCAGTCCCTGCCCTATATAAAGGGAACTGAGCCCTTCTTCTCGAGAGCTCTCTCTCGCATTCATTCACATACACCCCACACTCACACGCATAGCAcgaacgcttgcttgcaagcaccctGTTGTAAAGCCCAGTGCACTTAATCCAAGGAACATGACCCCTGCAGAAACTGAACGTAAGGATCTTCCCAAACCGGTATAACCccttgtctcttgtgtgctagccattGGAAGTGAGGAGCGCGGCGTACAATCACTAGTCAGCGGTACGAAACACCGACATCGGGGCTCGCGGccttggtggcggcggctcaCAGCATAGCGCGGCAGGTGCTTGGCGCCAGGCTTGCAGCCTTGGCGGTAGCGGCACCAAGCGCGGCAGAGGCTCGGTGCCggggctagcggcggcggcgcttagCAGTGATTGATGCTTGCTGGCGCATGATGAGGGGACGCCCGAGCATGCATGGTGCTATCTGGTGGCAGCGGGGACGCTCGCGTACGTCACCAGTGCCCTGCGACAGGGGCCAACGACTTCTATGGCACGGCAAggatgagttgcaacagggacCATGCACCGGGACTAGGCATAGAGGTGAAAGCCAGCCCGTTGTACGGGTCGATGACGGCGATGCCTTCAGGCGCTGTTACTTACTTGGAAGCGTCGATTGATCTGCCCTTCTCCCAGTGCCCATCGCTATGCCCTTCTCCCCCCACACGATTGGCGCATTCTTCCTGGGTGAAAACCCTGACTATTTGGTCGGGTGACGGCGTCGCCAATAGTGTCGCATCCCTCCTTGGAGGTGTCACTTTGGATGATTGCGCATTCTACTACTGCTAGCTGCGAGGTATCTTctagagagaaaaaaacaaaaaagaaaggaaaaaaaaggaaaataagaggtggcggcggcaatggTGTTGTTCTTTGGTGGGGTGCTGGTGTGGTGGTCTAGTTGCAGGTGGTTGTTGGTGTTGATGGTGATGATATGGGTGACACCGGATGGTGTTCCGGTGGAGTTGCAGACGGTGATACTGTGGAAGTGTTAAGGCCACTTGTGGCGGCCCTGAGGAGTTGCGGTGGAGTGATGATATTTGTATATCAGTCGGAGTTGTCTCTTTAAGTTTGAATTCGgcgcgtgttgatgtcccaatccaactggtTGTTGTTGAGTGGTGGTGTTTTTCTGCCAGCGTTgttttcatttgtttttttctcAGTCTGgacttcattttctttttaatataatccgAGCTGTCTGCTTCGTTAAAAAAAATGCGAGCGTTTTCGTCGGAGGAGTCACGATCACGACGCAAAAGCACCCAGCTTCCATAGAAAGCCCCACCCAACAGTGTTCTACTAGTGACTAAAAAAAATGCCCGGCTCGGACCGTTAAGGCCCATATTATCTACGCCCAGGCCGCCGACAGTCCACAAGGGCCAGCCCATTTCCTGGGCAACGGAACGGCCGAGCGGCGTGTCAAGCAATCCTCTCCCGGGAAACGGGGGAAAAGTAAGCGAGGGAAAACCCCACCAGGTTCCCGCTCGAACATCCGAACCGCCCGCCGCTGTCctccggcgatggcggcgacgacggccccGGCCAGCCAACCCTCCTCGcagcaaccgccgccgccgcctcccacagCCGAATCCGTCCTCAGGCAGGCCTCCCGGGACccctccggcgcggcggcccagCTCCCGGAGCTCCCGCTCGACGCCCTCGCCGACATCCTCGCCTCGCTCTCCGCGGCCTCTCCCGCGGGCCACCTCGCCCTCCTCCCCGCGATCCTCTCGCTCaacccctccccctccgccgtaTCCTCCGCGCTCTCCGCCCTTCTCTCCGCGCCCAGCTGGCCCTCCGCCacgctcctcgccgtcgcctccctcctccgcgaCCTCCCGCCGGCCTACCGCAACCGCGTCCCGGCCTTCCTCGGGAAgatcctctccctcctccccagTGCCGATGCCCAGGACCTCCCGGCACTCGCCTACCAGCTGCTGCTCCTCGCGTCCAAGCCGCTCCACCCGCGCGCCGTCCTCGCGGGCCTCCTCCGCTTCTTCGgcgaccgccgcggcgcccgcgttcgcgcgccgccgtccatcGCGCGGCAGGTCGAGGGCACCGTGCTGATGAATGTCGCCTTCGTGGTCAAGCAGGACCCTGCGCTGGCGAGGGAGGTCCTGGCCGCCGTCAAGGCCGACGCCGCGGGCGCTCTCAGCGGATTCGCGGTGGCCGTGCTGCTGTCAGTGGCGCGGGTGCGGAGGTTCAATGAGGGTGCCGTGGGACTGCTCCGGGATGCGGCCGCGGTGTCCCGACGGGATTACCGAATGTCCAGGTGACGGATTGCTCATTATCGTACCTATTTCTCTTGTTTGCGCTAGAAATTTGTTCTGAACGGGAGGTGGGTGTCTCTCAGGCGGTGCAAGTGGTTGCCGGATTGTATGAAAGAGGAATGGGCACGGGCCACGCAGTTTGTCGAGAAGGGATTGTTGAAAGCTGTGAGGACTCAAATCTTGTACCTGCTATGTCAATTGTGAACTGACCATATAGGGTGCTTGGGTTCATAGTTCTCTCAGGGTGTAAACCAGTACTTATATGCAGGTTGATGAGAGCATTGTTGGGAGGGAGCACGTTGTGCCGAGCATTGTTCAGGTGGGTTTTCTCCTGTTAGAAGTCCCGGATGGTGATCGAACGGAGGAAGCTGGCTTAGGTGAAGGGGTTATGAGCACCGAAGAAATAGGCATTAATATGCTCAAGTCATTGTTTGAGATCCATGAAATGGCACGGACTGAGGTATGTAGCAAAACACTGTGACCTTGTTTCAATGAGTTCGATCATATTTACCAATTGGTTCATTTTATATGACTTGAGCATGTTTCAATTTTCTCTACTTGGGTCAGATAATTGAACAATGCAAGTTCCGGATTCTCTCGGCAAAGCCTCAGCAAAGTGCGCCAGTTCTCAGGTCAAAGAAGATAGCAACCCTAGTTAAAATTTACAAAACACAAGTTATTGTTTATGAGTCAATATATTTAACCTTTTTTTCCTGAGGAAATGTCCGACCATCTTTCCCTTACAGATTGCTTGGATGCTTGATTCGGGGTCATCCATTTCCAATGCTGGAATACATTGCACACATGAAGGAGTTGCTGGATTATTTTTCATTTATGAATGACAAGATATCAACTGGTCTGATCAGTTGCATCTTGCCACTCACAAAGTTCAACCGTGATCTGAAGGTATTCAACGTCAACACTATTCTGCATTTATGTGGTTGTGGAAGACTTTGTTTGATTGttcctgaattttttttacagGATTATATAATACTGGTTGTAAGAAAGGCCATGTTCAAGAGGGAGGACATGGTACGAATTGCTGCTACTAATGCTATAGTTGAGCTGATTATCGCGGAGAGCAGGAGAAACGAAGCCAATCCTTTTGAAGATTCATCAAGCCAGCCGAGCTGTAGCCAACAGCCTGGAACACATCTAGAATTTGGTAGGGGTCTCTTTCAGGAGCTAAGTGGATTGCTTCGCAGATGTCTATCGCAACAGGTATCACTGCTTTCATTATGTTGTACCATGCAACTGTCCTTATTCTTCATCTCTAGTAAGACATACAGTTCCCAGCATCGTTAATTTGCTCTTGCAGACCAGTGTCAAAGAGGTCTTATACGAGGGTCTTATACGTATTGTTACATCTGATCCAGCTATTGCTGACAGTGTCCTTGATTTCCTCTGGCCTCACTTCCTAAACTATTACACAGAGGTAATACTCCCTGACAGACTCTTGTGTCCATTTCTGTTTGTTGGTCAGTGTAGACTGTTATTTCTCAAATTACGTTATTGATCCTCTTAATCACATCCTTGGAAAATGAAGTTGGTCTCATGAGTTCTTGTTGCTGACTTGCTTTAGGATGCAGAATGCCCTCTTAAAATTGGTTTATGCTTTAAAGTGGAGAATGCCAAACTATGCATTATGGAACCTTTAGATTGCCTTCTGTCATGTATCTCAAGAATTCTGCGAATTCAGCAAACTAGTAAATGTGAACGACCACATGATGCATATAAGTGCTTTGGTTTTGCTGCTTCACAAGATAATGAGGTTTGGTCTTTCTCACGCTGAGTTCTGTTGATAAACACCTAAAGGTTTTGATATTATTCTATGTTTGTATAACCCAAGCTATTTTCAGGCTGGTCGAACATCAACAAGTGATTTATTTGTGAAGGCTTTATCAAGCATCCAAAAGTATTTGAGGATATCCATCACAGAAGGTTTGTGATACATAATAGATAAAGAGAATCAATTTGTGCTCAGTAATGCTACTCAAGAGGACATCATTTTGTGCTCACAATTTTTACTTGTTGACAGCCCAGCGAGGACAAAGCCAAGAAGCTGGATCTCTTTCTTCACCATCTGAGATGGCTCACTGTCATAACTTGGCTATGCTTGGAATCATTGAGGTTTTTGTTGATTTTGCCGCTTCAAAACTGGAGAAAGCCTCTGATGAATCAAAGGAAATGATAGAAAAAGAAATACTAGAGCTTGTAGATGCTCACAGTGTCTTAGAGAGAAATAAGAGCAATTATAGGGAAAAGATTGCACGGAAAAGAGGGAATGCAGGTGATACTACAGAAAAGGCCACCAACGAACCCAAGGATAATTCAAATGCTTCCTTGCAGAAACTTCATGAAAAGAGTGGTAAATTTGTGGATTCGAGTTTGTATGAACTTTCAGTACTGTGTGTCAAGCAGTGCAATGCTGATAGTTACAACAACTGCAGTCAGCGTCCTAGCCAAACTAAATGTAACCAGAGCTCCTATCTGGTATCTTTTGTTTTGAAAGCCTTTCTTGAACTGTTCAAATCACTTGCAACTAAGGACAGTGGTGACTTCAGAATAAAGCTGTATGAAGATTTAAAAAGGTTAATCCAGCCAATAATGCAGCTCATATGGCGTCTTCTGTTAGATTCAAATCAAGAAAATGGTTCCAGCAAGAGGAACATGacccaaggaaagaaaaacaTTGAGTGCAAAAAGGATCAGTTACATTTGGCTCTGGCATGCCTAAAAGAACTACTTCAGCCAAGTGTATCAGGAGATCACTCTAGCGATATTATTGAGGTTATAATATCTTCAGCTCCACCAAATATAGAGGATATGGTGGATGCTGGCGAGCTTGACAAGAATGACACCACTATAGTTGAAGATCGAAGCACAAAAAATGTTCAAGTGCTTCTGAACATATTGAAAGTGTTATATGCTCGAGTTCTTTCACAATCCCTTTTACGTGAATCCGAGGTAAATTTATTTGTGATCTGGCCTGGAAAGCAACAGTGGATAGTTTGATTACTGGATAGTTTGATCTGGCCTGGAAAGCATCAGTAGTACAACTTTGTACACTTTTTTTCTGGTGGAAAGTACTTTGATCAATTTATTTGTCTTTTATTTGTTGTACCATGGAATATGTTATGTTTCTATTGAGAATCAACTATTTTGAAGTCGAATATCATGAAATGGACTATAAATAAATATGAATGAATGGCTTCTTTTGTAGATATACTAAAATTTCTTGTTCATTTCTGTAGGCTGTAACTGAATTGATTTTGAGTATATCAAGAAAACTACATCTTGAACAAAGGCATCTTGTTGGAAATTGGGCTATGGATCTATGTAGAAAGAAAACCATGCAAAGTCCCAGTATTGCGCGAGAGGTGATAAAACTCGCTATCCATCTTACACCAGCTCCAGATGACATGATTCTTGTTTGTGAGATAGCTGCTGAGTTGAAGAAATTAATGACCTCTGGAGAAGATAATTCTAGAGATTCTTCTGATACATTTCATACCATTAACTGTAAAACAAAGAGCTCACTTGCTGCTGTCTGTCTTCAAATGGTGGAGTTATCTCTTACTGAATTGGACTGGGGTCTTGGTAAGCTTAAATCAATTCTTACATTAGGTTACGATTCTGCTAACGTTGATGAAGATCAGCCAGCAGATGAAAGAATGCAAAGGTTGGCTTTGGAGGAAGCACTCTACTCAAGATCAATATTGGTAGTTCACGCCCTCTCGTCCTTT encodes the following:
- the LOC101754489 gene encoding Fanconi anemia group I protein homolog; its protein translation is MAATTAPASQPSSQQPPPPPPTAESVLRQASRDPSGAAAQLPELPLDALADILASLSAASPAGHLALLPAILSLNPSPSAVSSALSALLSAPSWPSATLLAVASLLRDLPPAYRNRVPAFLGKILSLLPSADAQDLPALAYQLLLLASKPLHPRAVLAGLLRFFGDRRGARVRAPPSIARQVEGTVLMNVAFVVKQDPALAREVLAAVKADAAGALSGFAVAVLLSVARVRRFNEGAVGLLRDAAAVSRRDYRMSRRCKWLPDCMKEEWARATQFVEKGLLKAVDESIVGREHVVPSIVQVGFLLLEVPDGDRTEEAGLGEGVMSTEEIGINMLKSLFEIHEMARTEIIEQCKFRILSAKPQQSAPVLRLLGCLIRGHPFPMLEYIAHMKELLDYFSFMNDKISTGLISCILPLTKFNRDLKDYIILVVRKAMFKREDMVRIAATNAIVELIIAESRRNEANPFEDSSSQPSCSQQPGTHLEFGRGLFQELSGLLRRCLSQQTSVKEVLYEGLIRIVTSDPAIADSVLDFLWPHFLNYYTEDAECPLKIGLCFKVENAKLCIMEPLDCLLSCISRILRIQQTSKCERPHDAYKCFGFAASQDNEAGRTSTSDLFVKALSSIQKYLRISITEAQRGQSQEAGSLSSPSEMAHCHNLAMLGIIEVFVDFAASKLEKASDESKEMIEKEILELVDAHSVLERNKSNYREKIARKRGNAGDTTEKATNEPKDNSNASLQKLHEKSGKFVDSSLYELSVLCVKQCNADSYNNCSQRPSQTKCNQSSYLVSFVLKAFLELFKSLATKDSGDFRIKLYEDLKRLIQPIMQLIWRLLLDSNQENGSSKRNMTQGKKNIECKKDQLHLALACLKELLQPSVSGDHSSDIIEVIISSAPPNIEDMVDAGELDKNDTTIVEDRSTKNVQVLLNILKVLYARVLSQSLLRESEAVTELILSISRKLHLEQRHLVGNWAMDLCRKKTMQSPSIAREVIKLAIHLTPAPDDMILVCEIAAELKKLMTSGEDNSRDSSDTFHTINCKTKSSLAAVCLQMVELSLTELDWGLGKLKSILTLGYDSANVDEDQPADERMQRLALEEALYSRSILVVHALSSFAHMSLKDTQAEHFLKLTAKFYKLLTRMSKSQIAPKGYTQFIPSLKFQKLAEVTCRMLTSTLYDFVSSVQQNLEAPRKGNLAKIRRESKCIPDLIYQIEDYEKYLIQLSKLTKVNLLRHAKRSVARDFRIEDKSGEGQQEEDGTSANAVPSDNEPYEGAGGPTPVESYADENASSESEHDEDAGSLKAPVEANADENIRSSIPCGSPVRESESDEEEEILARRKRAKTKQIVQDSDDEMEDK